CTGGTTCGACTAGCCAAATGGAAGAATACAACCGTCATAACAGCAAGGTAAGTGCCGATAACGATCCCGGTTGCAAATATTTCGCTTAGCTTCCAACTATCTGGGCTGGGAGATGGTTTGACTCTATCTTTAGATATAGTCATTATAGTACCTGAACACGGTTTCGGTTATAAATTTTTTTGGCAAGataatacatatttatattaaagtGTAATAATTGTATTACACTACTCATACCATCATTCAGAATAGCTATGACAAGAACTAGGAGAGGAGGGAAATTGAATTTGTAAAAGGCTGTCAGTAACATGAATCCCAACTGCAAATAAACAATGTTAcagattaaaatgatgataatgacaTCAGCACATGAACTGATGAACAAATAACTTGATTTAAGATGTATTGATAAAAGCTTACCACAATACGTATAGTGATTGAAACGGCATATATCTGTAGGAAAGAAGAGAAAACTCTGTGTCATTTGAATCCAAGAAATTGCAAGTAAAAAGTTAAACTTTTGCATATAAATGCAAATCAAACTCATTTTCTTATGAGTGGGTTGTTTGGGGTTCAATTTCATTTCTAATATATTATTAAAAAACAAAAAATAGCTTAAAAGAAAACAGACAATAGTTGAAAGTCGCTAAAACAGTATGCCAACCCCTCATAAAGCATCTTATTCAAGAAACTATGTTATTATTGAAATGATCCAGGGCCCGCCTATTTTGCCATCTCTAGCTAAACAGAAAGAATAGTTGAGGAAGGATTAATTACAGTGTAGTTTTTCATTCTCTGAAAGATGGCTCGGCTAGTTAAAACGGCACTAATGATGACACTGAGTCCGGGCTCAGTCAAAACGATGTCAGAAGCACTTCGGGCTGCATCTGTGGCATCGTCTACTGCGATTCCAATGTCGGCTATTTTTAACGCAGGTGCATCGTTTACACCGTCACCAGTCATTCCACAAATGTGTTTTTTACTTTGCAGAATCTTTACAATCTCATACTTGTGCTCTGTTATTAATACATTTGATAATCATGAATGGGTGGTAATTTCAGACCATTTACTCATGAATGGGTCAATTTGGGAAATAAAGGTAGTTGCTTGCCAACCTAAGGGtagggtatgtttggcaaaactagctggtAGCTAGTAGCTTTCAATATGTATTTAAGTGTTTGGTAGAGTAGCTGAAACTGTTAAAATAAAGGGTAAAATGACAAAATGCTAGGAGTTTTTTCTCAATCAAACGCTAGTTCTATTAGCTTTTTCCCCCCGTCTAAAAGTTTAAGCTCTTCTAACCAAACAAAACTTTTTGTTAGATAAGAGTTTTCTCTTAAAAGCTAGAAGCTAAAAGCTCCAAAAAGCTCCGTGCCAAACATGCTTTAAACCGACTCTGCCCCTATGAGTCCATCATAAACATTGACCCATCAATATGACCCATATGACCCATTAACCAACCACCCATATAGCAACCCAACTAAAAATGGTTACCGGGAAAAACACCAGCAAATCCATCTGCTTTTTCGATGAGTTCATCAACAGGAAGAGCTGCAACTAGCTGATCCTTGTGACTGCCAAGCAAGGATGATGATGGGTACATATTGACACCCATTCCTAGGCGTCTTCCTGTCTCCTTAGCAATGGCCAGTTGGTCACCTGAAAATTTTGCATGTTACAAATATACCAAAGATAGTAACAAAGGTgggaattttgacccatttacttatgaGTAGGTCTACTTGGATAGTTAGTCAAGTTTTGACCCATTTACATACCTGTGATCATCTTAACACTCACACCAAGGTCTAAAGCCCTTCTAATTGTTTCAGCACTATCATGACGAGGTGGGTCAAAAAGAGGAAGAAGGCCTACAAATTCCCATGGAGAACCGGGACTGTCTTTGCTATTATCAGGTACTTCCTGTATGTAAAAACAAAAATATTGAACCCAAGAAACAAACATTATATAAAGAAGAACATGTATGGAAGGAAAAAAAACATATATTCTAAAAAAGAGGTTATTTGTTACCTGACGAGCTACTCCAAGAGAGCGAAGACCACGTTCGGCAAATTTGTCAATAATTGAGTGTACTCTGTTTTCTATCTCGGATTTGTTTTTTGCCAGATTCAAAATCTAATTAATAGTTCAAATGCAATGAAAATGGAATTAACATCTGTAGTGTGAACATTTTGGATGAGATGTGATATAATAATTAGTTATTGAGTGTATCATGTAGATAAAGGTGGTAACTTTGGAAGGTGAGACATGTTGGGTCACGAGTTGTCGATTGAAATGGGTTTTTTTATATGAGTAAATCTGGGCCAGCTCAAGATGGTTAAACCATAGACTTTCTTTTGTCCATTTACAATTTGTTTTATAAACAACTATGTGTTAATTATGTTCACAAACAAATTCAATCACAATGACTATTTGAATTAAGTTTGGGCAACTTTCACCCGGTTCCCTCTTTAACAAAGTTATTTTACACGACCCATTTGAGAGAAAGCACACGCAACGCATGGATACCTGTTCTGGTGCACCTTTGCTCACTCTATGCATTTTCCCCGCTCCATCAATATATGTCAAAGCTGTTCTCTTATCAGTCGGGTTAAAAGGAAGGAAATGCACTTCTGTAATTCCATAGCGTGCCTTAAAAAATAAACATTATATATTTGTcattaaaattatataattataatagaaTTTTAAAAAAGGGAATTAGTGAAATTCCTCTTCATGTTTGTTCTACTTTTTTTTTACTGATTAGGTAAAAATAATACCTCTTTAGGATCAGCCAACATTGAGACAATAGCAGTATCAATTGCATCTTGATTTTCCAATCTTGAAGCTCTAGCAGCCATTAAAACAACTGTATCTTTATCAACACCACCTGCAAAAACCTGCATGAACGTGTTCACCAATTTATTTCATATCATCTTACTATTTCCTAATGATTTTGATATTAAAAATGTTAAAAGGGACCCGGAAAATTAATTACCTCAATCAAATTTTTGTCCACCGAAAGTTTATTTAGAGTCAACGTGCCGGTTTTATCACTACACAACACATCCATACCCGCCATTTCTTCGATCGCTGTCATTCTCTTTGTTATAGCACCCTAATTAAAAATGTGTTACAACAATggataataacaaatatattacattAATAGTCACGAGTTTACAAACCTGTTGAGATAAACGGTGGGACCCGATAGCCATTGTGACAGAGAGTACAGTTGGCATTGCAATTGGGATACCACCAATGAGTATCACAAGAAGGTTATTAATACCTTCACGATATCCCCTTTTCTGATAAGCATAAATTATGATCAATTCAAAAAACATGCCTATGGCAATTGAGCAAATGCAAAAGTTCCCAATTGAAGTCAAAACCTGTTTCCAAAATAACGGTTACAATGTCAGTAGTAGCAATAATGTTATATACCACTTATTATCTCAATATATAAACTGAATCATTAAAAACTTACTTGCTGAAAGTGGCCAATGTGTGTAGTGTTGTCAACCAAATGAGCCGCCTTTCCAAAAAATGTATGAACTCCTGTTGCAATGACAACTGCCTCGATTTCACCTTGTTTACACGTCGAGCCTGAGTATACCCCATCACCTGGACTCTTGGTTACTGGGAGAGATTCACCTGTAAGAGCCGACTGAAAACATATACTACTTATTAATGCTCCTTAGATCATTTAGACTTACCCTATTATGAAAAAACATAAATTGATGATTgatttatatgatatatattattgACTTGGATTCCATTATCAGTGCCAAACATAATTTGGTGAGAAGTGAATAACTGAATTAACTACGCCGTTCTACATAAATCAACGAAAGGGTATATTCAAGAAATTGCAACACTTTTCACTTTCTTATTACAGTAATTTTATaatttacttttaaagaacttcTTCAACAATGTTTGCCGTTGTATTCTTTTTTCATCGAAAGCAGTATACATTAACTTCTTACTTCTTTATTAAAGCAATGCACCTTATATACTTTATTAAACCAATATACTTTAGTCATTATAATTAGGTAAAATATTATAGTATATTGTTGTTTTAAGGAATTTTGTAAGTAGTTTCTACAATAAGGAAAATATGGGATATATGTAGCTATATCTTACAAAACAGTTCAAAAACAGATAACCTAAAATACTTACTTGATCAATCTTTAAAGGATCTCCTTGAAGCAGACGTGCATCAGCAGGAATAATGTCTCCTAGCTTAATACTAATGATATCTCCAGGTACCAGTATAGATGCGTCCTCTTCGTTCCATTTCCCATTGCGTAAAACCTAGTTAGACCAATTTCATTTGATCAAGATGACTTTAGAAACAATCCTCATGATTTGGTATTTCCTTCATTTTCCTAGAGGTTTTAGTTCAATCCATATATGATTTTACCAAGAAACGGGTTCACTCGTGTCTTTTTCTACCTCTAAAATCAAGAAGTTGGCTAAAACCCGTACATTTCACAATGTCAAATGGGTTATACGGGTGAAAGTGACTTTTGAATAAATGCCTAAAACCTCTTTTAACTGCCTTTATCATAGCTAAAGCATAACTTATTCAGTCAGTAGTTAGATAACGGACACACAAATGGTTTGGGTcaaccaaaaccattttgaccAGGGGTAAAGTTTACCCTTTTGACCTGAACTTAATTTAACCACATAGCCAACCCGACGACTTTGTCAATTTCTAATTATATAATGTTCACCTTAGCTTTCGGAGCCAAGCGAGCCATGAGGGCCGAAGCTGCATTTCCAGCATTATTCTCCTCAACAAAACTTATAGTCGAATTGATAAGCAGAAGTGTTATTATGCCAACAAAATCATGATAGTCTGCTGGCTCGCCCTGCGAATTATTAGTGTAAAAATCAGAAAAATATAGTATTTCATATAAACATGTTCATCAATCAAATTAATTCTAAATGGTTTGAATAAGATACTCAAAGTGACTAACCCCGCCTCGTGCCATAGCGATAGCCATGATTGCTGCTGCTTCCATCACCCAGGACAAAGGATTCCACATAAAGCCCAAAAACTTGAGTATTTTATTTTCCTGTAAATTGCAttataaaatcaaattatagtaTTAATTGTTGACAAGAAAGAAAAAAACATACATATCTAAACTAAAGTTAACAACTTTACCTTCTTCTCTTCCAATTTATTGTATCCGAACATATTTAAACGCTTTTCAACCTCATCAGAACTTAGTCCTTCTTTTGTGCATTTTAACTTCTCAAAAACTTCTTCCATTGGTATATTTTCCTGCAAAAAAGGAGCTTCTTCGTCAAacgacataatatatatatttgaaagatGCCCAACTCTGTCACTTAAATATTTCCAATATGTAAAGTATAGAGCTTTATGTAAAAAAAAGTTCTAATTTATTATCAACAATAGAAACAACTTAAGTAATCAGTTCGTAAATAATTATCAGTTGCTTTGCTATTCTCTGGATACAAGTTTCCAAGATTAGTAGATAATGAAAGCTACTACAAGAAACTTTCAAATTTAGCCAacgtaaataataaaaaatattatgtatgtattTTTTCTTAATATGCCAACCAGATTTCATAGTATATATGTTTGTTGATTTTTTGCTAAATGTACAAATAACGAATTGTACCAAATCAACAGCTTCTTTGTTAATCGCCTCAAGTGCCACTGTATTGTCCTCGTCCATCGATCCCATTTTATGCTTCAATCACGATCCTTGATAGCGTTAAGAGTCCGCCTATCAGAATTTGAACATAAAAACCAACTTTATTGATTGTTACCTAAATTCTTACGCAATCAATCACCTATATCACCGTATGTTTTTATAGAAACATAATGATAAAATCATCCGATAAGGAAAAAACAGTTTAACCGATTCAACTCTTGAAATAATTCAGAACTTTTTTCAGCTAGACAAATTATCAAACACGCGGTGTGCACCTGTTCTGAAAACGCTATAATCAGGTCACAACTGGAAACACAAAACCTTCAACTATCCAACTTCGAATGATCCTATCTGAACCAAGTAGCTGGAATGAAGCAAGAAACTGATTGGATGGATAACAAGATGAAGATTTTGatgaatatatataaatcgaaATACGACAGATAAAGACATTGTATCGATCATAACAATTGGAGAACACAATGAGACAGATGAGAGAGAATAAGGAAATCGGAATACAAAGTAAAGATTTTGTTAAAATTGGGGTTTGTTAAAGAATATAGAAATTATTGTTGGAATTTGGGAAGAAAACGAAAAGGGGGTTTAGAAACATCCGCCAACAGATACAACTAAACAACACAAATGTTATGTTTAACTGACTTTTAAAAAAATTAACTTTTTGGCGCCACTTTCCTTAACGCCTTTTGGAAGCAAGAAAAGATAGTCTAAACTCTAAAATAGTCAATATACTCGAATAATCTTCTATCTTCTATTCtattttctattttctatttaTACCTTATATAAACCACGTTATAATATAATAATCCTACATGTTAATGTTAATTTCTGATAAAATATGTCACGTGTTAACTCCTTCTTTATTTCTGTTGTCACGTGTTAGTCTATAAGTCTATAACTTATTTCCAATTATTAAATTTTCTAATTTACTTTAATATACAGATTACTAAAATATATCATATTACCATATAATATTATACTCCCTTCGTCCCGAAAAAAGTGTCTCGTAACAAAAAATGTTGGATTTAAATATATTGTTAAAATATCTATTATGTCCTTCATTCAATATGTTATTCGAATTAATTAGTTTCCTTAACAAAGTAGGTGAAAGAAAAAATTATGAGTAAATGTACTGCTGACTTCAATACATAAAAAGAGTGTAATTGTAATTTTAGTGACATTATAGTGTTATTTTGAGTAAGGAAAAAATTATTTTGGGACATATATAAATAGTAATGtgaactgtttttttttttttttttttttttggagggagggggtatatttttttttaaaaacaaattgttggtatcgaatactctcatttgcaaCGCACACACGCACTTTTGGGCAAGaacccgaaccgcattacaggAATCCGAACCTagaaccatcccgaggggcaggcggtcggACCTAAGTCATAAATACGGGTCGGTAAAACTTTCCCGTGACAATCGGAGTTTCAGGAAATAAATCACACGATTTTTAAGCGAGACTTGATGCTATACcctttttataattatattaataatattatatgttatattattattattaacttgttTAGAATGTTCATAAATAATATTGTTTAAATGATACATTgattaatataaatattgataatatttatatatatagatggtTATATATTTAAAACCATTTACAATGTTTTTTTATCGTAGTAAAGTTTATAAAATAGATATTTCTCTATTAACGTTATAATAGTAgttatgaatgatattttatataatataaaatttatttacAATTTCTGCAAAGATTTAAAAAACAACGTTAAATATAATATTTGTAGAATATTATATAAACGCACGGACTCAAGTTTGTCGATTGAAGTTAAAATGATTATATGATAATTCTTATAGATTTTAAAATGTATGTCTGCTCCGCTTCGTTTGagatttttacataattaaattggtTTGTACTAAAACATATACACAattagaggtgtatataaaatattattcttaTTGATCGGTTTTAAACAACTTTTAGAGGCTCATGTTTAgtgttttatcgattatttgtcaaGTTAAAATGATTCAAACGGACGAACTTATAATATATGCGCTAGTATTCAATACTAATCTTTTTGTTAtaaatgttattagtaataaaCGATTTTTTTATTGTAACTGTATTATAAATTTGATAAATATCTATATTAATGTCATCAAATACTAATTTATACAAATGTCGTGCAACGCACGAACTCATAAAACTAGTAATTGATAATAAACCTAAAACAACCTAGCCCGGGGTTTAGTGTTCTCGTATTCATATAAGAAATCTCGAATTTAAAGTCACGAGCATTACAACTTGAAGTTGTAGGAGTTAAAATAGTTACATTATAATTTGGCTAACTAAAATAAAGTTATTTGTCATCTCTAAACAGTGGCGAAAGTATGGTCCGGTGTGATGAAACTCGGGGATTACTCGACAATTACTTCCTCTAAGGTCTTGATGAATTATTACTTCTCGATTATCAATTTTGCAACCTTGTCCTTATGTAATGTAATCTGATTATAGAAAACCTTCATCTTTTGCTTAAACAACTACGGAGTACTTCGGAGTATTAGTTACTAGTTAGTGTAcaagttatcattatcgttattttaTACATTCAAAGTTACATGTTGGAAACACAAGAAAAGAAAATGAGATTGTCTGACCTTAAAATTGGAGACTTCCTAATTTTGTCATGTTACTTAAGGACGAGTGTGTACGAATGACGTATACAACCAAGACACCAAGTACATATTAGTTATCGTTACTTACGGAGTACAAAACAAGGACACCAAAAGACAATTCGTGAGAATGAAAACTGTACCATCTGCCAATTTAGTTGTACATAACTATTCATTCGTTGTATACAATCACGTTCATTTGTTTTTCTATGCATATAAAACATTGTATGTGTTGTACAAAAAGCCAACTCACGTTATGCCACATTATATGCATGCTCTATAGTTTGAAGTTTGTAAGTCAGACTTAtaatacattattatattatacggagtattatatattAATGGGGataattctcacacacacttttttgatcctcacacactaattgagtattattagaagagtaaaaagttaaaataggtctgtgaggatcaaaaaagtgtgtgtgagaatcatcctcctatattaatattaatattaatattaatattaattatctattatcTATACCTTATTATAAGAAGTTGACACGTGACAAATTAATTATAAGCTGACACGTATGATTATTATCGCGCGTTTTATTATATTTAACTAGTTTTTTGAGACCGTGTGTTGCACGGAAATTGTATAAATCAGTATTTGATAacgttaattttaatttttatcaaATGTCTAATAcaattatgataaaaaaaaacccccctttattaataatatcatttgcgTTCAAAGCATTACTACGGAATACTAACGCATTGATTATGGACCCGTTCATTGACACCATTTTATCTTCAATTGACATCAAACATGAGCCCGTAAAAAGTTGCTATAAACTGATcgttaataatatttttatgtacATCTCAAATTGTATATGTTTTTAGTACAAACCAATTTTATTATGTCAAAATATCAAACGAATGAGATGAGACATAGATCTAAATATCTATAAGGATTACCAAAAAATCATATTAACTTCGATTGACAAATAATTGATATATCACTAAATATGTGCCGATAAAAAGTTGTTTTAATATCGATCGCTAATAATAATTTATGATATTAGATAATTAATAATTAGTCAGTAAGTTATAGTTAATAGTTAATACTTTAAAATATTTAAGGGAATAAGAAAGTAGAAGGGGGTACATAGAAAGTAGGTACAAAGTGAAAGGGTTGTAGAGAAAAAAGAATGTGCAAAGATCACCAAATATTATTTTATTTGCCTTATCTATAATatctattaaatctctaaaatgatgatgtcataaataaacattttttaagcataaaaataattcaaaataaatagaaattttttataatatctttgatgatgtcattattttaaattaatttaattaaaaaaataatacgaaatcttttataaaagaaaatattaatctCTCATAAATTGTATAATCTTGTACAGAACATACAATGAAcacatttataaattttaaatcatattgtacaatctttatataataattgtattttaattttctaaaattttttcaaaaggcatttattattactctGAAGAACAAAGCGCCTTTTTGAAAGGTAGATACATATTAGATGGCGCTCTCATCGCAAATGAATCCGTCGACTACCTTAAGAGATTTAAAAAGAAAAGCCTCATTTTCAAGGTCGATTTCGAGAAGGCCTTTGATAGCCTTAGTTGGGATTCCTGCTAGAAATGATGAATCGAATGGGTTTTGGGGTTAGATGGAGAAAGTGGATGCTCGCCTGCCTTCAATCCGCCTCTATCTCAATCTTAGTCAACGGGTCCCCCACAAAGGAATTCTATACCGAAAGAGGAGTGAGAAAAGGGACCCGTTATCTCCTTTCCTTTTCAACATTGCGGCGGAAGGTCTAAACTTTCTCACTAAACAAGCTACCAACCACGGTCTCTTCAAAGGGGTTCACATCGGGTCGTACAAAATCCATCTCTCACACCTTCAATACGCGGATGATACGATTTTCTTTGGGGTTTGGAATAGGCAAAACTTTTGTAATTTCATGAAGTTACTCTAATGCTTTGAAAATGTTTCGGGACTTAAAATCAACTTCCATAAAAGCATTTTATTCGGGTTGGGGGTTAACAAAAATGAGGTCGAGTTATTGGCTAGTCGTGTTAATTGCAAAATCgatgaattttcttttacttatctCGGGCTTCCAATTAGGAAAAATATGAACAAAATTGAGAATTGGAACCCCATCATTGATAAGTTCCACTCTAGACTCGCGGATTGAAAAGCTAGAACGGTTTCTTATGGTGGAAGGTTAACGTTAGTTAAGTCGGTCCTTAGTAGTCTACCGTTATACTATTTCTCCCTTTTTCGTGCCCCGTTGAGTGTTATCAAAAAGCTTGAGTGTATTAGGCGtaattttttttggggcgggatGGGTGAGTGTTCAAAAATGGCTTGGGTAAAATGGGATGACATTCTTTTACCTTACGATGAAGGTGGCCTTAATATCGGGTCTCTTCGGGGGGAAAATCTTGCTCTCTTGGGTAAATGGTTTTGGCGGGTTAAAATGGAGCAAAAATCTCTTTGGGTTTCGATCTTAAAAAGTATTCATGGCGCTAACGGTGTACTCCCTCCTTCGGGTCGTAGTAGCCCGAAAGGAATGAGTAGTGTTTGGTTTAGCATTTTACGTGCAGGTTATAATATCGAGAAGCTGGGGATTAACTTTGCTAGTACATTCAAAAAGCTGATAGGGGACGGTTCAGGCACTCAATTCTGGACAGAAACTTGGCTGCTCGATATTCCACTCAAGCAAAAATTCAACAGGTTGTTCCATTATGAGGCGATGCATAATTCACTAGTTCGGGACAGAATCACATGGTCAGGAAACAGATTCGAGACATCGTGGGGCTGGAATCGTGAGCTTTTAGGCCGTGAAATCTCGGAGCTAAACTCCCTCATGACTTTAATTAACTCATACCATAAACAAGACTATGCCGTGGATTCGTGGATCTGGAGCCTATCCTCTAATGGTAAGTTCACCACAAAAaaattatcgagtttgttagatgAATTAATCCTGCACAGTAGCACACGGGAAAGTAACAAGACGCTCAAGAATTACATGGTTCCTATTAAAGTTGGTATCTTCATATGGAGGGTGTTGAAAAGACGGCTTCTGGTCCGTACCGAACTCGATAAAATAGGTATTGACTTGGACTCCGTTAGATGCCCTCTGTGTGATGACGATATAGAATCAATTAATCAAGCCATGTTCTTTTGTCGACACTCCATGTTCTTGTGTGATGACGATATAGAATCAATTGATCACACCATGTTCTTTTGTCGGCACTCTATGGTCGTTTGGGAAAAGATCTTCAAGTGGTGGGGTTTGGGCCCGGTATCTAACCTTAGTATAAATGAAGCCTTCCGTGGGAATTGTAGTCGAGCCctaacttgtaacgacccaaacctcgttataccaaaaacacgcccaaaaataaaaaataaaattggatcagtacatctggacggcgtctagagttgtaagatcctgttttctcagatGTATGGGACGTCATCCAGaagtgtgggacgccgtccaattataaagggctggacgccgtccagttgaactggcgggccagctgtgttcttttagatattTTAATGGgagtagtttggtcttttcactttgtggacgaatttaaggctctagatcagttttggagcaccatttactccatcttcaactaccacatcttttccacttaaattctagaaagagagaaagatctagagtgagagagctcaaatcaaggaagaagaagcttgtttcgggttaaagtGCAAGTTCTAAATTTGTCcatctagtctctagctacgtagtggttgtggtggtaagccttaaccttgatttcctttttttaattgtttaagggttggggtttgggttagtgatgaacataaaacccaaattgttagtgttttgagggtttttgggtaagtttgggtcatgaggactcaaagatgactaacctagggttttgaaatactAAATGTGATTATGAGTCTTAGATTGGTTAGTTAACtaatagcacacctagatgttatgtaaatgggtgttatttgggtatgtgccGACCCGGATGGGTGTGTAaatcttgaaatgggtcaaacgagtccttgatgacctaagttgtcttacgAGTGTggaaaatgcgataaccttgtgttaaaatgtgttttaagaccatatttagctagtgttagggttttggaaAAATGGACCCGATGTTAGGGgcaagtgtgcaaatgggtcgaagttGCGCCAAGGGTCAAAATGACTTTAGGATGGTTAGCAAGttagttgaccaacttgagtttgtgattgattatatacgtaatgtgataggtacgttacgttgaaggttgcaagctcagttatctttcacaaaagactttaaggtgagtggaataattatatgcgtaggt
The window above is part of the Rutidosis leptorrhynchoides isolate AG116_Rl617_1_P2 chromosome 1, CSIRO_AGI_Rlap_v1, whole genome shotgun sequence genome. Proteins encoded here:
- the LOC139861402 gene encoding plasma membrane ATPase 1-like isoform X1; the encoded protein is MGSMDEDNTVALEAINKEAVDLENIPMEEVFEKLKCTKEGLSSDEVEKRLNMFGYNKLEEKKENKILKFLGFMWNPLSWVMEAAAIMAIAMARGGGEPADYHDFVGIITLLLINSTISFVEENNAGNAASALMARLAPKAKVLRNGKWNEEDASILVPGDIISIKLGDIIPADARLLQGDPLKIDQSALTGESLPVTKSPGDGVYSGSTCKQGEIEAVVIATGVHTFFGKAAHLVDNTTHIGHFQQVLTSIGNFCICSIAIGMFFELIIIYAYQKRGYREGINNLLVILIGGIPIAMPTVLSVTMAIGSHRLSQQGAITKRMTAIEEMAGMDVLCSDKTGTLTLNKLSVDKNLIEVFAGGVDKDTVVLMAARASRLENQDAIDTAIVSMLADPKEARYGITEVHFLPFNPTDKRTALTYIDGAGKMHRVSKGAPEQILNLAKNKSEIENRVHSIIDKFAERGLRSLGVARQEVPDNSKDSPGSPWEFVGLLPLFDPPRHDSAETIRRALDLGVSVKMITGDQLAIAKETGRRLGMGVNMYPSSSLLGSHKDQLVAALPVDELIEKADGFAGVFPEHKYEIVKILQSKKHICGMTGDGVNDAPALKIADIGIAVDDATDAARSASDIVLTEPGLSVIISAVLTSRAIFQRMKNYTIYAVSITIRIVLGFMLLTAFYKFNFPPLLVLVIAILNDGTIMTISKDRVKPSPSPDSWKLSEIFATGIVIGTYLAVMTVVFFHLASRTSFFANVFHVDDYNIHEHVFSTEVLNYKLASAVYLQVSTISQALIFVTRSRGWSFTERPGSLLVSAFILAQLFATAMSALLTWKYAKIGAIGFGWAGVIWLYNFLSYMLLDPIKFAVRYALSGRAWGNVIERKTAFTTQKDFGREAREAAWATEQRTLHGLNTSEAKMFTENYTFRDINMMAEEAKRRAEIARLRELHTLKGKVESFAKLRGLDIDVNPHYTV
- the LOC139861402 gene encoding plasma membrane ATPase 1-like isoform X2 — translated: MGSMDEDNTVALEAINKEAVDLENIPMEEVFEKLKCTKEGLSSDEVEKRLNMFGYNKLEEKKENKILKFLGFMWNPLSWVMEAAAIMAIAMARGGGEPADYHDFVGIITLLLINSTISFVEENNAGNAASALMARLAPKAKVLRNGKWNEEDASILVPGDIISIKLGDIIPADARLLQGDPLKIDQSALTGESLPVTKSPGDGVYSGSTCKQGEIEAVVIATGVHTFFGKAAHLVDNTTHIGHFQQVLTSIGNFCICSIAIGMFFELIIIYAYQKRGYREGINNLLVILIGGIPIAMPTVLSVTMAIGSHRLSQQGAITKRMTAIEEMAGMDVLCSDKTGTLTLNKLSVDKNLIEVFAGGVDKDTVVLMAARASRLENQDAIDTAIVSMLADPKEARYGITEVHFLPFNPTDKRTALTYIDGAGKMHRVSKGAPEQILNLAKNKSEIENRVHSIIDKFAERGLRSLGVARQEVPDNSKDSPGSPWEFVGLLPLFDPPRHDSAETIRRALDLGVSVKMITGDQLAIAKETGRRLGMGVNMYPSSSLLGSHKDQLVAALPVDELIEKADGFAGVFPEHKYEIVKILQSKKHICGMTGDGVNDAPALKIADIGIAVDDATDAARSASDIVLTEPGLSVIISAVLTSRAIFQRMKNYTIYAVSITIRIVLGFMLLTAFYKFNFPPLLVLVIAILNDGTIMTISKDRVKPSPSPDSWKLSEIFATGIVIGTYLAVMTVVFFHLASRTSFFAVHEHVFSTEVLNYKLASAVYLQVSTISQALIFVTRSRGWSFTERPGSLLVSAFILAQLFATAMSALLTWKYAKIGAIGFGWAGVIWLYNFLSYMLLDPIKFAVRYALSGRAWGNVIERKTAFTTQKDFGREAREAAWATEQRTLHGLNTSEAKMFTENYTFRDINMMAEEAKRRAEIARLRELHTLKGKVESFAKLRGLDIDVNPHYTV
- the LOC139861402 gene encoding plasma membrane ATPase 1-like isoform X3, which produces MGSMDEDNTVALEAINKEAVDLENIPMEEVFEKLKCTKEGLSSDEVEKRLNMFGYNKLEEKKENKILKFLGFMWNPLSWVMEAAAIMAIAMARGGGEPADYHDFVGIITLLLINSTISFVEENNAGNAASALMARLAPKAKVLRNGKWNEEDASILVPGDIISIKLGDIIPADARLLQGDPLKIDQSALTGESLPVTKSPGDGVYSGSTCKQGEIEAVVIATGVHTFFGKAAHLVDNTTHIGHFQQVLTSIGNFCICSIAIGMFFELIIIYAYQKRGYREGINNLLVILIGGIPIAMPTVLSVTMAIGSHRLSQQGAITKRMTAIEEMAGMDVLCSDKTGTLTLNKLSVDKNLIEVFAGGVDKDTVVLMAARASRLENQDAIDTAIVSMLADPKEARYGITEVHFLPFNPTDKRTALTYIDGAGKMHRVSKGAPEQILNLAKNKSEIENRVHSIIDKFAERGLRSLGVARQEVPDNSKDSPGSPWEFVGLLPLFDPPRHDSAETIRRALDLGVSVKMITGDQLAIAKETGRRLGMGVNMYPSSSLLGSHKDQLVAALPVDELIEKADGFAGVFPEHKYEIVKILQSKKHICGMTGDGVNDAPALKIADIGIAVDDATDAARSASDIVLTEPGLSVIISAVLTSRAIFQRMKNYTIYAVSITIRIVLGFMLLTAFYKFNFPPLLVLVIAILNDGTIMTISKDRVKPSPSPDSWKLSEIFATGIVIGTYLAVMTVVFFHLASRTSFFAVHSSLFYIILNYKLASAVYLQVSTISQALIFVTRSRGWSFTERPGSLLVSAFILAQLFATAMSALLTWKYAKIGAIGFGWAGVIWLYNFLSYMLLDPIKFAVRYALSGRAWGNVIERKTAFTTQKDFGREAREAAWATEQRTLHGLNTSEAKMFTENYTFRDINMMAEEAKRRAEIARLRELHTLKGKVESFAKLRGLDIDVNPHYTV